One Parvularculales bacterium DNA window includes the following coding sequences:
- the holA gene encoding DNA polymerase III subunit delta, whose product MKLNRSDMQRFLKSPCAGVRLALVYGPDRGLAHDRASHLVRAVAGNVDDPFQVATLTEGDLEKDPARLVDEALSLSMTGGRRVVWVRHGGRRTAEQVAALLKRPVSESDESAFVVVEAGDLAPSSGLRKAAEKAGDAVVLPCYNDDSQTLGQLVRGILKEHSLVIEPEALDYLITHLGSDRGVTRREVEKLVLYMGGGSGEGAEEAWVSLEDAQTVVGDTSVWRLDAIADATAEGNAAALGPSLDRAFMAGTNPVAVLASVSEHLRRLHYIAVRAEKGTPPAVTIKSLRPPVHFTRAPSVARQMGRWSRARLDRALALITQADADCRRTGTPTQALCGQVLVTIANFALAAQKRG is encoded by the coding sequence ATGAAACTAAACCGCAGTGATATGCAGCGCTTTTTGAAATCACCCTGTGCGGGTGTTCGTCTAGCGTTAGTTTATGGTCCAGACAGAGGTTTGGCTCATGATAGGGCCAGTCATTTAGTGCGGGCGGTTGCGGGTAATGTGGATGATCCGTTTCAGGTTGCTACCTTAACGGAGGGGGATTTAGAAAAAGACCCCGCACGTCTTGTAGATGAAGCATTGTCATTGTCTATGACCGGTGGGCGTCGTGTGGTGTGGGTGAGACATGGTGGCAGGCGTACGGCAGAGCAGGTAGCGGCGTTATTAAAACGGCCTGTTTCTGAATCAGATGAGAGTGCTTTTGTTGTTGTGGAAGCGGGGGATTTAGCACCGTCTTCGGGTTTGCGTAAGGCCGCAGAAAAAGCAGGTGATGCTGTAGTGCTGCCTTGTTACAACGATGACAGCCAGACGTTGGGGCAGTTGGTGCGGGGTATATTAAAGGAGCATTCTCTTGTTATAGAGCCAGAGGCGCTGGATTATTTAATCACTCACTTGGGCTCAGACCGAGGGGTGACTCGCCGCGAGGTGGAAAAACTTGTGCTTTATATGGGGGGTGGTTCTGGAGAGGGGGCAGAGGAGGCTTGGGTGAGTTTGGAAGATGCCCAAACGGTTGTAGGCGACACATCAGTGTGGCGGTTGGATGCTATTGCGGATGCTACCGCCGAGGGAAACGCAGCGGCTTTGGGTCCCTCTTTGGATAGGGCTTTTATGGCTGGCACAAATCCTGTTGCTGTGTTGGCTTCCGTTTCGGAGCATTTGCGACGGTTACATTATATTGCTGTGAGGGCTGAAAAGGGCACACCTCCCGCTGTGACTATAAAATCATTGCGCCCGCCAGTGCATTTTACCCGTGCTCCTTCTGTGGCGCGGCAAATGGGGCGGTGGTCTCGTGCTCGTTTGGATAGAGCACTGGCTCTTATCACTCAAGCTGATGCGGATTGTCGCCGCACCGGTACGCCCACTCAGGCTTTGTGCGGACAGGTTCTTGTCACCATTGCCAATTTTGCGCTTGCTGCCCAAAAAAGGGGATAA
- the rpe gene encoding ribulose-phosphate 3-epimerase, whose amino-acid sequence MVASVKISPSILAADFSQLGEEVRALDAAGADIIHMDIMDGHYVPNLTIGPGVMKAIRPCSQKPFDVHLMISPVDNFIVPFVEAGADSITFHPEASRHAHRTLQLIKATGCRAGVSLNPGTSVECVMPMLDMIDLVLVMSVNPGFGGQTFLGSQIGKIEKLSKIIKASGRDIDLQVDGGVTVQNAHLVIGAGATTLVAGTAVFQGGAESYESNIKALRSPMGLRAG is encoded by the coding sequence ATGGTAGCATCGGTTAAAATATCTCCCTCTATTCTGGCTGCCGATTTTTCTCAGCTGGGCGAGGAGGTGCGTGCATTGGATGCCGCTGGTGCAGACATTATTCACATGGATATTATGGATGGGCATTATGTGCCCAATCTCACCATAGGCCCGGGGGTTATGAAGGCTATACGGCCGTGTTCACAAAAACCTTTTGATGTGCATTTGATGATAAGCCCCGTGGATAATTTCATCGTGCCTTTTGTTGAGGCAGGGGCGGATAGTATTACGTTTCATCCGGAGGCCAGCCGTCACGCGCATCGTACGCTACAACTCATTAAGGCTACGGGATGTCGTGCTGGGGTGTCTCTTAATCCAGGAACCTCTGTGGAGTGTGTGATGCCCATGCTGGACATGATAGACTTGGTTTTGGTGATGAGTGTCAATCCGGGGTTTGGGGGGCAGACTTTTTTGGGGAGTCAGATTGGAAAAATTGAAAAATTGTCAAAGATAATAAAAGCCTCGGGTCGGGATATTGACCTACAGGTAGATGGTGGCGTGACCGTTCAGAATGCCCATCTGGTTATTGGGGCGGGGGCTACAACGTTGGTTGCGGGTACGGCGGTGTTTCAGGGGGGGGCTGAGTCTTATGAGAGCAACATTAAGGCGTTGCGATCACCAATGGGGTTACGAGCGGGGTGA
- a CDS encoding heparinase II/III family protein — MPDLGITGPPSLRSGQADIAESIVRGVYLLPGGRVDTQGQSPFSVRPPDRLWAESLNGFNWLTHCATADSDKARVIARHCVSDWVDRCGRWEAVAWEPHIIGRRLLSWFTHTHLLIQNTEMVYRSKVIRSMGQQARHLTRVANGAPSGLPRLTAAMGVVLSGLCLSGGAKRIPIGLDLMKRELQGQILPDGVHASRNPALHLDVLLDLVSIEKAFALAGRTSPEFLKESIRRLSLMVQFFLHSDGRLAVFQGGNECWADEIKAVLPQGNGSQIPSSGFAPWAGYQRLQGGETVVLVETGSGEVASKQVPAVVPRLAFEMSAGTDRIIVNCGNTSFFGHKWAEAMWLPSALSTLTMNTQSTGLGSMGVGRFAFRGAVTRRSRPAECLFHQDETGVWTDATRVRGGVVHRRRLFLTSEGDSLRGQDILSSSVQRSGRSVKGEAVPFTIRFHVHPSCRASLAAGGQSVLIAPEHGMGWRFIARCGEVPIAITLEGGVYVGEGAGEHIRRTHQIVVTSKTLSNIQSDTQIIIKWMFQKLERRPFDKVVSASSEQDGCQFSLDFGEPDLKKNKNAQF, encoded by the coding sequence ATGCCCGATTTAGGCATAACCGGCCCGCCCAGTCTTCGGTCGGGACAAGCAGATATTGCAGAGTCTATTGTGAGGGGGGTTTATCTTTTGCCCGGAGGGCGGGTTGATACGCAAGGGCAATCACCGTTTTCTGTAAGACCACCAGATAGATTATGGGCAGAAAGCCTGAACGGGTTTAACTGGCTTACTCATTGCGCCACTGCCGATAGTGATAAGGCACGGGTGATTGCACGACACTGTGTTAGTGATTGGGTAGATCGGTGTGGCCGATGGGAAGCGGTGGCGTGGGAACCCCATATCATAGGTCGGAGATTGCTATCGTGGTTCACCCATACGCATCTTTTGATTCAAAATACAGAGATGGTTTATCGCTCCAAAGTTATTCGTTCTATGGGACAGCAGGCGCGACATCTTACGCGGGTTGCCAATGGTGCACCTAGTGGTCTTCCTCGATTGACAGCAGCGATGGGAGTTGTGTTGTCGGGATTGTGTTTGTCGGGAGGAGCTAAGAGGATTCCCATCGGATTAGATTTGATGAAACGTGAATTGCAGGGGCAAATCTTGCCCGATGGGGTTCATGCTAGTCGTAATCCGGCGCTTCATTTAGACGTACTTCTTGATCTCGTGTCTATAGAGAAAGCCTTTGCGCTTGCGGGGCGCACATCGCCTGAATTTTTGAAAGAATCTATCAGGCGTTTGAGTCTTATGGTGCAATTTTTTCTCCATAGTGATGGGCGATTGGCGGTCTTTCAGGGTGGCAATGAATGTTGGGCAGATGAAATTAAGGCTGTTCTTCCTCAGGGGAACGGGTCGCAGATACCGTCTTCCGGTTTTGCACCATGGGCAGGGTATCAACGTCTACAAGGTGGTGAGACTGTGGTTCTGGTAGAAACCGGATCTGGTGAGGTGGCTTCCAAACAGGTGCCCGCTGTAGTGCCACGTCTGGCGTTTGAAATGAGCGCCGGAACTGACCGAATTATCGTGAATTGCGGAAATACGTCTTTTTTTGGTCATAAGTGGGCTGAGGCCATGTGGTTGCCCTCGGCTCTTTCTACGTTGACCATGAATACTCAGTCCACAGGTCTTGGCTCTATGGGCGTTGGACGGTTTGCGTTTAGGGGTGCGGTCACGAGACGGTCTCGCCCGGCGGAGTGTTTGTTTCATCAAGATGAGACAGGAGTATGGACAGATGCTACCCGGGTTAGGGGTGGGGTAGTACATAGGCGAAGACTCTTTCTAACGTCTGAGGGTGACAGTTTACGGGGGCAGGATATACTAAGCAGTAGTGTTCAGAGAAGCGGGCGTTCGGTTAAGGGAGAGGCGGTGCCTTTTACTATCCGGTTTCATGTGCATCCGTCATGTCGGGCGTCTTTGGCTGCGGGTGGGCAATCGGTATTGATTGCACCGGAGCATGGGATGGGGTGGCGTTTTATTGCGCGGTGTGGGGAGGTTCCTATTGCTATAACTCTGGAAGGTGGTGTTTATGTGGGGGAGGGTGCGGGGGAACACATTCGTCGAACCCACCAGATTGTCGTCACAAGCAAGACGCTCTCTAACATACAGTCAGACACGCAGATAATTATAAAATGGATGTTTCAGAAGCTGGAGCGAAGACCTTTTGATAAGGTCGTATCAGCCTCTTCTGAACAGGATGGTTGTCAATTTTCACTTGATTTTGGAGAACCCGACCTGAAAAAAAACAAAAACGCTCAATTTTGA
- a CDS encoding amidohydrolase family protein: protein MEVLVNEHQWDLVLRGGNIVDGTGVPPYVGDVAICDGVIAQVGEVYGVAKRELDVTGYLVTPGFVDIHTHYDGQVLWDQCLAPSSWHGVTTAVMGNCGVGFAPCKPEDHKRLIKLMEGVEDIPGVVLDEGLPWNWKSFPEYLDAVDMRNYDIDIAAQLPHGALRLYVMGDRAERLEKATPDDIETMAKIAAEAVEAGAVGFSTSRTINHRTSDGNPTPSLKASEDELSGIAMALKEKNKGVLQFVSDFDDPKQEMAMLQNVARESGRPLSVSLAQSDINPDGWRNLLSWLSVSNDEGLEVRGQVAGRPVGIMLGFDVTLNPFVGCPTYRSFANLPLAEKVSRLRQAETRSQILEEFEAGDFPEGLRIFINFNRMFILGEQPDYEQEIDQSIGARAVRQGLRASELAFYEMLKHDGHAMLYFPFLNYAQGSLEPSLEMMQHKNTVLGLGDGGAHLGSICDASFTTHMLTFWTRDRTRGAKLPIEKAVKWHSHDTAAAVGLLDRGLLQSGYKADINVIDYHGLTLHAPQMVRDLPHKSGRLMQQADGYKYAIVSGIVTYEDGEWTGATPGKLVRGAQSVTNEHRRVA, encoded by the coding sequence ATGGAGGTGCTTGTGAACGAACATCAATGGGATTTGGTTTTGCGTGGCGGCAATATTGTCGATGGCACAGGTGTTCCACCTTATGTTGGTGATGTAGCTATTTGTGATGGCGTAATCGCTCAGGTCGGTGAGGTATATGGTGTTGCAAAACGTGAGCTAGATGTGACAGGCTATCTGGTGACACCGGGCTTTGTTGACATCCATACACATTATGATGGTCAGGTGTTGTGGGATCAATGTCTTGCACCTTCATCCTGGCATGGTGTAACGACGGCTGTGATGGGAAATTGCGGTGTTGGTTTTGCGCCCTGCAAGCCCGAAGACCATAAGCGTCTAATCAAGCTGATGGAAGGTGTGGAAGATATTCCAGGCGTCGTATTGGATGAGGGCTTACCCTGGAACTGGAAATCATTTCCTGAATACCTAGATGCGGTTGATATGCGCAATTATGACATTGATATAGCCGCACAACTGCCGCATGGGGCATTACGTCTTTATGTGATGGGTGATCGAGCCGAACGTCTGGAAAAAGCGACGCCAGATGATATCGAGACAATGGCAAAGATCGCAGCTGAAGCCGTTGAAGCCGGAGCGGTCGGGTTTTCAACATCGCGCACCATCAATCACCGCACAAGCGATGGCAATCCAACGCCGTCACTGAAAGCGAGTGAGGATGAGCTGTCGGGGATCGCGATGGCGCTCAAGGAGAAGAACAAAGGTGTCCTGCAATTCGTGTCCGATTTTGACGATCCGAAGCAGGAAATGGCGATGCTACAAAACGTAGCGCGTGAGTCTGGTCGCCCTCTGTCTGTATCTCTGGCACAAAGTGACATAAACCCTGATGGTTGGCGGAATCTGCTGAGCTGGCTCTCAGTGTCAAATGATGAAGGCCTTGAGGTACGCGGTCAGGTTGCCGGTCGACCTGTAGGGATCATGCTGGGGTTTGATGTTACCCTGAACCCATTTGTAGGGTGCCCAACCTATCGTTCATTTGCAAACTTGCCACTGGCGGAAAAAGTATCGCGCCTGCGCCAAGCGGAAACCCGCTCTCAAATTCTGGAAGAATTTGAGGCAGGTGATTTCCCGGAAGGGCTCCGAATATTCATCAATTTCAATCGTATGTTTATCCTCGGTGAACAACCCGACTATGAACAGGAAATTGACCAGAGCATCGGTGCCCGGGCCGTACGCCAAGGCCTTCGCGCCTCTGAGCTTGCTTTCTACGAAATGCTCAAGCATGACGGCCACGCGATGCTATACTTCCCATTTCTAAATTATGCACAAGGCTCTCTGGAGCCGAGTCTTGAAATGATGCAGCACAAGAATACTGTTCTTGGTCTCGGGGATGGAGGGGCACATCTTGGATCAATTTGTGACGCGAGCTTCACGACGCATATGCTAACGTTTTGGACACGGGACCGAACGCGCGGAGCAAAATTGCCCATAGAAAAAGCCGTTAAGTGGCACAGTCACGATACCGCTGCCGCGGTGGGTCTTTTGGATCGCGGCTTACTGCAATCAGGATATAAGGCAGACATCAACGTTATCGATTATCATGGTCTGACGCTGCACGCGCCGCAAATGGTGCGCGACCTGCCTCACAAAAGCGGTCGATTGATGCAACAGGCCGATGGCTACAAATACGCGATTGTATCAGGGATCGTAACATATGAAGATGGCGAATGGACCGGGGCTACTCCCGGAAAACTTGTTCGCGGTGCACAATCAGTAACCAACGAGCATAGGCGTGTCGCGTGA